One genomic segment of Scylla paramamosain isolate STU-SP2022 chromosome 11, ASM3559412v1, whole genome shotgun sequence includes these proteins:
- the LOC135105043 gene encoding sodium-coupled monocarboxylate transporter 1-like, translated as MMSHEAPSFTTADYLVFTASLIISLGIGFYHWYRSRGRDTKDFLMGGGHMSPIPVSFSFAAGVISAVSILGNSAEMYYYGSQLWMNIIGVMIGTVFIMAVVMPVIYPLKLITIYGYLEYRWGSSLVRKLASLLQLINLTTYMGIALYAPSLAISSVTPISTNTSVLVLGIVCAVYASMGGAKAVVYTDNFQSAVMLAGVIIVIVQGCAEVGGGAASWSIDAQHNRLEFFNLSTDPLERHTLMNVIIFGIYFTFSTTGFSQSQYMRWASVNSLQQSYLVMVVGSVGLVGLWSLINYSGLVVFSVYADCDPLSAKLHRED; from the exons GCTTCTACCACTGGTACAGGAGCCGCGGCAGGGACACCAAGGACTTCCTGATGGGGGGAGGACACATGTCACCAATACCTGTATCCTTCTCCTTCGCTGCAGGTGTCATCTCCGCCGTCTCTATACTAG GTAACTCCGCCGAGATGTACTACTACGGCTCCCAGCTGTGGATGAATATTATCGGCGTGATGATCGGCACGGTGTTCATCATGGCGGTAGTTATGCCCGTCATCTATCCCCTCAAGCTCATCACTATATATGGC TACTTGGAGTATCGCTGGGGAAGCAGTCTGGTGCGGAAGCTGGCTTCTTTACTACAGCTGATCAACCTCACCACCTATATGGGCATTGCACTGTACGCCCCGTCCCTCGCCATCTCCTCCGTCACCCCCATCAGCACCAACACCTCAGTCCTTGTGCTGGGGATTGTGTGCGCCGTGTACGcctccatg GGCGGCGCGAAGGCGGTGGTGTACACAGACAACTTCCAGTCCGCGGTGATGCTGGCGGGCGTGATTATCGTCATCGTGCAGGGGTGCGCCGAGGTGGGCGGCGGGGCGGCCTCCTGGAGTATCGACGCGCAACACAATAGGCTGGAGTTCTTCaa CTTGAGCACGGACCCGTTGGAGCGCCACACTCTCATGAACGTCATCATCTTTGGCATCTACTTCACCTTCTCGACCACCGGCTTCTCCCAGTCACAGTACATGCGGTGGGCCTCCGTGAACAGCCTGCAGCAGTCCTACCT cgtgatggtggtggggtcGGTGGGCCTGGTGGGGCTGTGGTCACTCATCAACTACTCCGGCCTGGTGGTGTTCTCCGTGTACGCTGACTGTGACCCGCTCAGCGCCAAACTACATCGAGAAGATTGA